CGTCGCCCTCGAGGAGAAGGACGGCATCGTCGACGTGGCGCTGCGCCTCGCGAACGCGTGCGAGCGCGCGGGGCGCCTCTCGGACGCGCGCGGCGGCGTCGAGCGCGCGCGCGTAGCCGAGCCTCAGAACCAGGCGCTCCGCGACGTGCTCGAGCGCATTTACAACGAGACGCTCGCGCTCCGCGAGCTGGCCGAGCTCTACCTCGAGGACGCGCGCGCCGCGATGGACGTGGCGGGTCGCTTCTCGCACCTCATCCGCGCAGGCTCGCTCCTCATCCAGCACGGCCAAGACCCCGAGGTCGCGATCGAGCCCCTCGAGGAGGCGCGCTCGCTCCGGCCGAACGATCTCGACTGCGTGGCCTTGCTGGCCGACGCTTACACGGCCGGCGGTCGCTACGCCGAGGCCAGCGACGTGCTAGGCGCGGCGGTCACGGCGCACAAGGGGCGGCGGAGCCGCGAGCTCTCGACGCTCTACCACCGCCTCGCGCGGGTGGCGCAGGCGACGGACGATCGCGGCGCCGAGCTCCAGCACCTCACCACGGCGCTCGACATCGATCCGCAGAGCGGCCACGTGGCGTCGGAGCTCGCCTACCTCGCCATGGAGCTCGGCGAATGGGACACCGCGTCCCGCGCGCTGCGCGCGGTGACCATGCTGAAGACCGCGGCGCCGCTCCCGCGCTCGCTCGCGTACCAGCACCTCGGCGAGATCGCTCAGGCCCAGGGCGACGCGCGACGCGCCGTGGGCTTCCTGAAGCGCGCCCTCGACGAGGACCCGAGCCTGGAGACCGCGCGCGAGCTGCTCGATCAGCTCTCCTGACGGCGGGCGCGCTCCCCAGAACTAGTGCACACTGCATGCGATCGCTGCGCGGCCCGCGGGCCGCGCGCGACCGCAGGCTCAGCGTGGGACGTCGGCGCGGAGCGCGCGCAGCGTGCCCACCGGGAGCCCCGCGGCGGCGCCGCGCTCGATGAGCGAGTCGAGGATGAGCCGGGTCTGCGCGCCCACCTTGGTGAAGTGCGCCCGGAGGTAGGTCTCGATCGGGAAGGGCGCGAGGCGCCGCGCGAACCACAGGCCGACGCGAAGGAGCCAGCCCCGCGTGACGAGCAGCGAGAGGGCCAGCGGGGCCCTCCCGGCGGACACCGCCGCGACCGCCAGCGCCTCGCGCGCCCCTCGCACGGCGCGGGCGAGCGCCTCGCCCCGGAGCAGCGCCGCGAGCGACCACCCCGCGGCCTCGAGCGCCGTGAGGTAGACCATGAACGCGGCGTTCGGGAAGGCCGACATGCGGGGCACGTCGGGGTGCCGACGCGCGGGCATCCCGCCACGTTCCAGCGCGGCCACCACGGCGTCGACGCGCGCGGAGCCGGAGAGGAGGCAGGGTGAGGCGGGGGGAAACCAGTAGGTCATCCCTGCCGGCGTGCCCTCGGGCTCGCCCTCGAGCGGGCTGTGGTAGCTCACGAGCGAGATGAGCCCGTCCACGAGGCGCGCGGGCTCTACGCCGGCGGCGAAGAGGAGCGCGCGATCGCCCGGGCTCGGGGTGAGGCCCACGACGGTCGCGTCGCCGACGGCGGCCACGAGGGCGGCGAGCCACGGGCCCTGCAGCCCCGCGGACGACACTGTGAGATAGACTTGGTCGAAGCGCCGCGCCGCGACCTCCTCGGCCGAGCACACCACGTCGCACCCCTCGAGGCGGAGCGCCTCGCGGCGGTCGGGGCCCGGCGCGGGCCCGAGCCCTCGCACGCGCACGAGGTCGAACCCACGCGTCGCCTCTTCACGGTAGCGCTCGCGCACGTAGAGCGTGACCGCCGCCCCACCTTGCGCGAGGTGCTTCGCGTACACCTGCCCCACGGCGCCCGCACCAACGACGAGCACGGAGAGACGAGGCTTCATGGTGTGCATGGCAGCAGACCGCGGCGTCGAGGACAAGGCAGACGAGCGCAGGCCGACCGCTCACTACAGCCCGCGCGCGCCGCCCGCGCCCACGACCGCGACCGCCCGCCCGAGGAGGGCGCGCTCGCTCACCCAGCCGAACGAGCGCCCGTCGTGGCTGTTGCCGCGGTTGTCGCCGAGGACGAGCACCTTCCCGTCGGGCACCAAGGTCGGAGCGAGGCTCGGCCCTGGCCCCGCCTGAAGCGACCGCGCGTCGTCTTCCTCGGCGACGGAGCGACCACCGCGCGTGAGCCGCACGCGCCCGTCGCGCACCTCCACCACGTCGCCGCCGACCGCCACCACGCGCTTCAGGAGCACCGTGTCGCTCTCGGGCGACGTGAGCACCACAACGTCGCTGCGGGCGGGCGTGCGGGGGCCGAGCAGGTACGTCTCGGTGAGCGGGACGCGCAGGCCGTACGCCGCCTTCAAGACCACCACGTGCTCGGCCACCTGGACTGTGGGTTCCATCGACCCCGAGGGCACGTGGTAGTGGTCGGCGAGCGACGCGCGCGCGACGAAGAGCCCTGTCATCGCCACGCCGAGGGTGAGGAACGAGCGTGCGCGAGCCCGCGCTGTCTTGGCCATGCGCGGGCGACACACAAGCGCCAGCCTTTATTCCCGACGTGGGCTCACCCGCGGAGGAACGCGTCGACGCCGCGCGCCACGCGGCGGCCGTCGGCGATGGCCCACACCACGAGCGACTGACCGCGCGAGACGTCGCCCGCGGCGAAGACCCCCGCGCGGGACGTGCGGCCGGCCACGTCGGTCACGGCGTTGCCGCGGCGATCTCTCGCGAGCCCGAGGGCCTCGAGGAGCTCCGGCTCCGGCCCCACGAAGCCCATCGCGAGGAACACGCGCTGGGCGGGGAGCTCGAAGGGCGCGCCCTTGGCCTCGAACGTGCCCCCGCGCCGCTCGACGCGCTCGCAGAGGAGCGCGCGGAGGGCGCCCGCTTCGTCGCCGAGGAAGGCCTTCGTGAGCACGCCGAAGTCTCGCTCGCAGCCCTCTTCGTGGGACGACGAGGTGCGCATCACGAGCGGCCACTCCGGCCACGGGTTCTCCGGGCGGCGCGCGAGCGGCGGCGGCGGCTCGAGCTCGAGCTGCGTGACGCTCTTGGCGCCGCAGCGGTTCGAGGTGCCCACGCAGTCGGACCCGGTGTCGCCGCCGCCGATCACGACCACGTCGAGGCCAGCGGTCGCGAGCGGCGCGCAGGGATCGCCCGCCACGACGCGGTTCTGGAGCTCGAGGAGCTCCATCGCGAAGTGCACCCCGCGGAGCTCGCGGCCCGGAATCGGAAGATCACGCGGCGCGCGCGCGCCGAGGGCGAGGACCGTGGCGTCGAACGGCGCGAGCAGCGTGCCGGCCGACTGCGCGTCCACCGGCGTGCTCACCCGGAGCTCGACGCCCTCGGCCACGAGCTGCGCGACGCGGAGATCGATCGTGCCCTTCTCGAGCTTGAAATCGGGGATGCCGTAGCGAAGCAGGCCGCCCACCCGGTCGTCGCGCTCGAAGACCACCACGTCGTGCCCGGCGCGCGCGAGCTGTTGCGCGCACGCGAGCCCGGCCGGCCCCGAGCCCACGATCGCGACGCGCTTGCCGCTGCGGCGGGGCGCGACGACGGGCGCGAGGCCCGCCGCGAGGGCGGCGTTCGCGATGGTGCGCTCGACGTCTTTGATGGTGACCGGCTCGCCGCGCAGGTTCAGCACACACGCCGCCTCGCAGGGCGCGGGGCACACGCGGCCGGTGATCTCGGGGAAGTTGTTGGTGGCGAGGAGCGAGGCCGCCGCCTCGTCGACCTTGCCGCGGTGCACGAGATCGTTCCACTCGGGCACGACGTTCCCCAGCGGGCAGCCGTCGTGGCAGAACGGGACGCCGCAGTCCATGCAGCGGGAGGCCTGCCTCGCGAGCTGCTCCGGCGCGGGCTCGACGACGATCTCGCGGAAGTCGTGCACGCGCTCGGTCGGCTCGCGCCGCGCCGGCTTCTGCCGGGGCACGTCGAGGAAGCCTCGGGGATCAGCCATGAGCCACCTCCGCGCGGGCGGCCGCGGCGCGCTTCGCCTCGAGCACCCGCTTGTACTCGGTCGGCACGACCTTCACGAAGGGGGCGAGGGGCGCCCCGGCGTCGCGCATGCCCTGGAGCAGCGCGCGCCCCTTCACGCTGTCGGTGCGCGCGACGTGCGCCTCGAGCAGGGCGAGGACCCGCGCGCGGTCGTCGTCGTCGAGCGGCTCGAGCTCAATCATTTGCAGATTGCACATATCTCGCAGAGAGCCTTCCTCGTCGAGCACGTAGGCCACGCCGCCGCTCATGCCCGCGCCGAAGTTGCGCCCCACGGTGCCCAGCACGAGCGCGACGCCGCCGGTCATGTACTCGCACCCGTGGTCGCCCACGCCCTCGACCACCGCGACCGCGCCGCTGTTGCGCACGCAGAAGCGCTCGCCCGCGCGGCCCGCGAAGTAGGCCTCGCCGGCCGTCGCCCCGTAGAGCACCGTGTTGCCGACCACGACGTTCTCGCTGGCCACGAACGTGCTCTTTTTGTGCGGGTACACGGCGATCACGCCGCCCGAGAGGCCCTTGCCCACGTAGTCGTTCGCGTCCCCCGAGAGGGTGAGCGTGAGGCCACGCGGCGCGAACGCGCCGAAGCTCTGCCCGGCCGTGCCCTCGCACGCGACGACCACGGTGTCCGTGGGCAGCCCCTTCGCGCCGTGGCGCGTCGACAGCTCGCCGCCCAGCATGGCGCCGACGGTGCGGTCGGAGTTCTTCACGCCCACCTCGACGCGCACGGGCTCGCCGCGCGCGAGGGCCCGCTCGCAGCGGTCGAGGAGGTAGCGATCGAGGACCCGCGACAGGCCGTGATCCTGCTCGGTCTCGTGCCGGAGGCCGCCTTTAACCGCGGGCGCCGCGGGCGCGAGCACCCGCGAGAAGTCGAGGGTGCGCGCCTTACGGCTCGAGATCGCCGCGCGCACGCCGATGGCCTGTCGCTGCCCGACGGCCTCGCGGAGGGAGCGAAACCCGAGCCCCGCGAGGAGGCCGCGCACCTCCTCCGCCACGAAGAAGAAGTAGCGAACGACGTGCTCGGGCGTGCCCACGAAGCGCGCGCGGAGCGTGGGGTCTTGGGTGGCGATCCCCACCGGGCACGTGTTGAGGTGGCACTTGCGCATCATCACGCAGCCCGAGGCGACGAGCGGCGCGGTGGCGAACCCGAACTCCTCGGCGCCGAGCAGCGCGGCGAACACGACGTCGCGGCCGGTCTTCAGCTGGCCGTCGGCCTGGAGCACCACGCGCGAGCGGAGGCCGTTCATCACGAGGACCTGCTGCGCCTCGGACAGGCCGATCTCCCAAGGCGTGCCCGCGTGCTGGAGTGAAGAGAGCGGGCTCGCGCCGGTGCCGCCGTCGTGCCCCGCGATGAGGATCGCGTCGGCGTGCGCCTTGGCCACGCCGGCCGCCACGGTGCCCACCCCGGACTCGCTCACGAGCTTGACGCTGATCCGCGCCCGCGGGTTCACGTTCTTCAAATCGAAGATGAGCTGGGCCAGATCTTCGATGGAGTAGATGTCGTGGTGCGGCGGCGGCGAGATGAGCGTGACGCCCGGGGTCGAGTGCCGCACCCGCGCGATCACGGCGTCCACCTTGTGGCCGGGGAGCTGCCCGCCTTCGCCCGGCTTCGCGCCCTGGGCCATCTTGATCTGGATCTCGTCGGCGTTCACCAGGTAGTGGCTGGTCACGCCGAAGCGCCCCGAGGCCACCTGCTTGATGGCGCTCCGGCGAAGATCGCCGTTCGGATCGCGCGCGAAGCGGGCCTCGTCCTCGCCGCCCTCGCCCGTGTTGCTCTTCCCGCCCACGCGGTTCATCGCGATGGCGAGGTTCTCGTGGGCCTCCTTCGAGATGCTCCCGAACGACATCGCGCCGGTCGCGAAGCGCTTCACGAGCTCGGTCGCGGGCTCCACTTCGTCCAGTGGCACGGGCGCGCGGTCGGGTCGCAGCTCCCACAGGTGCCGCAGCGTGACGGGCGCCTCGGGCGAGTTCACGAGCGACGCGTACTCCTCGTACGACGCCGCCTCGTCGAGGCGCACCGCCCGCTGAAGACTCGCGACGCTGCGCGGGGTCCACAGGTGCTTCTCGCCGGCGGCGCGCCACGCGTACACGCCGCCCACGTCGAGCGCCGCGAGGTCGTCGCGTTCGCCCGCGAGGGCAGAGAGCGCCGCCCGGGCAGAGGCCGCCTCGGGCCCGTGCGCGGCCGCGTGGCGCGCGCGCACCTCCTCGCCGATCTCGTCGAGGCCCACCCCCGAGACGGGGCTCTTCACGCCGCCGAGCCAGCGCTCGCACACCTCGTCCGAGACGCCGATGGCCTCGAAGATCTGCGCGCCTTGGTACGAGGCGAGGGTGCTGATGCCCATCTTGGAGAGAATTTTCTCCAATCCTTTGTCAAAGGCCTTGAAGAGGTTCGCCTGGGCCTTCTCGGGGGTCACGCTCGCCTCGCCCCGCGACGCGAGCTCGGCGACGAGGTCGAGGGCGAGGTACGGGCACACGGCGCCCGCCCCGAAGCCGACGAGGAGCGCCACGTCGGCGACCTCGCGCACGTCGCCGGTCTCGACGATGAGGCTCACCTTCGCGCGGCGCCCCTCTCGCACGAGGTGGTTGTGCACGGCCGCGGTGGCGAGCAGCGCGGGCACGGGCGCCATCGTGGCGTCGCAGGTGACGTCGCTCAGCACGAGCAGCGCGAAGCCCTCGTCGACCGCCTTCACCGAGTCGGCCTCGAGGCGCCAGAGCGCCTCCTCGAGGGCGGCGCCGGGCTCGCCGTCGGTGGAGAAGACCGCCGCGAGCTTCTTCGCGCGGAAGTCGGTGTACGGGCTCCGACCGAGCTTGCGCAGCTCGGTCGGCGTGAGCAGCGGGTGAGAGAGCTCCACCAGTCGGCACTGGTTGGGCGTCTGGGAGAGGAGGTTGCCCTCACCGCCCAGCGTGGTCGCGAGCGACATCACCAGGTTCTCGCGGATGGGGTCGATGGGCGGGTTCGTGACCTGCGCGAACTGCTGCTTGAAATAGCGGAAGAACGACACGGCCCGGGCGCTCAGCACCGCGAGCGCCGCGTCGTTGCCCATGCTGCCGATGGGCTCCTCCCCGTGCTCCGCCATCGGCGCGAGCAAGAGACGCAGGTCCTCCCGTGTGTAGCCGAACACGCGCTCGAGCTCGGCCCTCCGCGCGGGCTCGAGGGGCGGCGGCGGCTCCACGTCGGGGAGGCGGCGGAGGTCGAGCTTGTTCGCGGCCAGCCACTCTCCGTACGGGTGAAGCGTGCAGACCTCACGCTTTACCTCTTCGTCGGGGACGACGCGCCGCGCTTGGAGGTCGACGAGGAACATCTGCCCCGGCCGCAGGCGCCCCTTCTCGACGACGTCTTGCGCGCGGATGTCGGCGACGCCGAGCTCGCTCGCGAGCACCACGAGCCCCTGCCGCGTGATGACGTATTTCGCGGGGCGGAGGCCGTTGCGGTCGAGCATCGCCCCGAGGCGCACGCCGTCGGTGAACACGAAGGCGGCGGGGCCGTCCCAGGGCTCGACCAGCGACGCGTGGTACTCGTAGAAATCGCGCTTCTCCTGCGACATGCGGGCGTCTTTTCCGTACGCCTCGGGCACGAGCATCATCATCACGTGGGGGATCGAGCGCCCGCTCGCCACGAGGAAGTCGACCAGGTTGTCGAGCGAGGCCGAGTCGCTGCCGCCCTCGCGGATGATGGGCTTGAAGTCGCCGAGGTGCTCGCCGAACGCGTCGGAGGCGAGCAGCGCGGACCGCGAGCGCATCCACCCCTGGTTGCCGCGGAGGGTGTTGATCTCGCCGTTGTGGGCGATGCGCCGGTACGGGTGCGCGCGCTCCCACGTGGGGAACGTGTTGGTGCTGAAGCGCGAGTGCACGAGCGCGAAGCGGCTCTGCACCTCGGGCTCCGAGAGGTCCTCGTAGAACTCGCCGAGCAGCTCGGGGAGCATGAGCCCCTTGTAGACGATGGTCCGCGACGAGAAGCTCGCGACGTAGAAGTCTTCGCCGAAGCCGCCCTTCGAGCATAGCGATCCGGCGCGCTTGCGCACGAGGAAGAGCACCTGCTCGAACCGGGAAGCCTCGCACATGCGGGCGACGAAGAACTGGCGCATGACCGGCATCGTCGCGAGCCCCACGTGGCCAATCTTGGACTCGTCGATGGGCACGTCGCGCCAGCCGATGACCTTCTGGCTGTGGTACCGCGCGACGGCCTCGAGCGTGCGCATCTGCGAGCGACGGCGGTCCGCGTCCCGGGAGAGGAACACCTGCGCGACGCCGTAGTCCCCAGGCGGCGGGAGCTCCTTGCCCTCGCGTCCGAGGAGCCGGTCGAGGTACGCGTGCGGCACGTCGAGCAGCACGCCCGCGCCGTCGCCGGTCATGGGGTCGGCGCCCGACGCCCCGCGGTGGGCGAGCCGCCCGAGCACCAGCAGCGCGCGCTGCACGACGTCGTGGCTCTTGCCGCGCCCGAGATCGGCCACGAAGCCGAGGCCGCAGGCGTCGTGCTCGTCCCGCGGATCGTAGAGGCCGGAGCGAGCAGTTTCGCGCATTTGCGGCCGAGATATAGCTCAATTTAACGCGCTGTGCCACCGCGTCGCTCGGCTACGCTCGGGCCGATGTCCGTCCTCAAAGAGAAGGGCGTGGTCCTCGCGGGCGGCGCGGTGTTGGCGCTCGGCGTCGCGTGGGCGCTGTCGCGCGAGTCGCCACCGGCCGCGCCCGTG
This genomic window from Myxococcales bacterium contains:
- the lepB gene encoding signal peptidase I, whose protein sequence is MAKTARARARSFLTLGVAMTGLFVARASLADHYHVPSGSMEPTVQVAEHVVVLKAAYGLRVPLTETYLLGPRTPARSDVVVLTSPESDTVLLKRVVAVGGDVVEVRDGRVRLTRGGRSVAEEDDARSLQAGPGPSLAPTLVPDGKVLVLGDNRGNSHDGRSFGWVSERALLGRAVAVVGAGGARGL
- a CDS encoding glutamate synthase subunit beta, which gives rise to MADPRGFLDVPRQKPARREPTERVHDFREIVVEPAPEQLARQASRCMDCGVPFCHDGCPLGNVVPEWNDLVHRGKVDEAAASLLATNNFPEITGRVCPAPCEAACVLNLRGEPVTIKDVERTIANAALAAGLAPVVAPRRSGKRVAIVGSGPAGLACAQQLARAGHDVVVFERDDRVGGLLRYGIPDFKLEKGTIDLRVAQLVAEGVELRVSTPVDAQSAGTLLAPFDATVLALGARAPRDLPIPGRELRGVHFAMELLELQNRVVAGDPCAPLATAGLDVVVIGGGDTGSDCVGTSNRCGAKSVTQLELEPPPPLARRPENPWPEWPLVMRTSSSHEEGCERDFGVLTKAFLGDEAGALRALLCERVERRGGTFEAKGAPFELPAQRVFLAMGFVGPEPELLEALGLARDRRGNAVTDVAGRTSRAGVFAAGDVSRGQSLVVWAIADGRRVARGVDAFLRG
- the gltB gene encoding glutamate synthase large subunit, which produces MRETARSGLYDPRDEHDACGLGFVADLGRGKSHDVVQRALLVLGRLAHRGASGADPMTGDGAGVLLDVPHAYLDRLLGREGKELPPPGDYGVAQVFLSRDADRRRSQMRTLEAVARYHSQKVIGWRDVPIDESKIGHVGLATMPVMRQFFVARMCEASRFEQVLFLVRKRAGSLCSKGGFGEDFYVASFSSRTIVYKGLMLPELLGEFYEDLSEPEVQSRFALVHSRFSTNTFPTWERAHPYRRIAHNGEINTLRGNQGWMRSRSALLASDAFGEHLGDFKPIIREGGSDSASLDNLVDFLVASGRSIPHVMMMLVPEAYGKDARMSQEKRDFYEYHASLVEPWDGPAAFVFTDGVRLGAMLDRNGLRPAKYVITRQGLVVLASELGVADIRAQDVVEKGRLRPGQMFLVDLQARRVVPDEEVKREVCTLHPYGEWLAANKLDLRRLPDVEPPPPLEPARRAELERVFGYTREDLRLLLAPMAEHGEEPIGSMGNDAALAVLSARAVSFFRYFKQQFAQVTNPPIDPIRENLVMSLATTLGGEGNLLSQTPNQCRLVELSHPLLTPTELRKLGRSPYTDFRAKKLAAVFSTDGEPGAALEEALWRLEADSVKAVDEGFALLVLSDVTCDATMAPVPALLATAAVHNHLVREGRRAKVSLIVETGDVREVADVALLVGFGAGAVCPYLALDLVAELASRGEASVTPEKAQANLFKAFDKGLEKILSKMGISTLASYQGAQIFEAIGVSDEVCERWLGGVKSPVSGVGLDEIGEEVRARHAAAHGPEAASARAALSALAGERDDLAALDVGGVYAWRAAGEKHLWTPRSVASLQRAVRLDEAASYEEYASLVNSPEAPVTLRHLWELRPDRAPVPLDEVEPATELVKRFATGAMSFGSISKEAHENLAIAMNRVGGKSNTGEGGEDEARFARDPNGDLRRSAIKQVASGRFGVTSHYLVNADEIQIKMAQGAKPGEGGQLPGHKVDAVIARVRHSTPGVTLISPPPHHDIYSIEDLAQLIFDLKNVNPRARISVKLVSESGVGTVAAGVAKAHADAILIAGHDGGTGASPLSSLQHAGTPWEIGLSEAQQVLVMNGLRSRVVLQADGQLKTGRDVVFAALLGAEEFGFATAPLVASGCVMMRKCHLNTCPVGIATQDPTLRARFVGTPEHVVRYFFFVAEEVRGLLAGLGFRSLREAVGQRQAIGVRAAISSRKARTLDFSRVLAPAAPAVKGGLRHETEQDHGLSRVLDRYLLDRCERALARGEPVRVEVGVKNSDRTVGAMLGGELSTRHGAKGLPTDTVVVACEGTAGQSFGAFAPRGLTLTLSGDANDYVGKGLSGGVIAVYPHKKSTFVASENVVVGNTVLYGATAGEAYFAGRAGERFCVRNSGAVAVVEGVGDHGCEYMTGGVALVLGTVGRNFGAGMSGGVAYVLDEEGSLRDMCNLQMIELEPLDDDDRARVLALLEAHVARTDSVKGRALLQGMRDAGAPLAPFVKVVPTEYKRVLEAKRAAAARAEVAHG
- a CDS encoding ketopantoate reductase; the encoded protein is MKPRLSVLVVGAGAVGQVYAKHLAQGGAAVTLYVRERYREEATRGFDLVRVRGLGPAPGPDRREALRLEGCDVVCSAEEVAARRFDQVYLTVSSAGLQGPWLAALVAAVGDATVVGLTPSPGDRALLFAAGVEPARLVDGLISLVSYHSPLEGEPEGTPAGMTYWFPPASPCLLSGSARVDAVVAALERGGMPARRHPDVPRMSAFPNAAFMVYLTALEAAGWSLAALLRGEALARAVRGAREALAVAAVSAGRAPLALSLLVTRGWLLRVGLWFARRLAPFPIETYLRAHFTKVGAQTRLILDSLIERGAAAGLPVGTLRALRADVPR